One genomic region from Dermacentor variabilis isolate Ectoservices chromosome 6, ASM5094787v1, whole genome shotgun sequence encodes:
- the LOC142585991 gene encoding uncharacterized protein LOC142585991 isoform X3 — translation MKIAHASFLIIWKKVNTMTHLCRIGFPPFQALAHEQQQNETLQGHLLNFKSWATHLS, via the exons ATGAAGATTGCGCATGCGAGCTTCCTGATAATTTGGAAGAAAGTGAATACAATG ACCCACCTGTGCAGGATTGGCTTCCCCCCCTTTCAAGCTCTTGCTCACGAACAACAGCAG aaCGAGACGCTGCAAGGGCACTTGTTGAACTTCAAGAGCTGGGCCACACACCTGAGCTAA
- the LOC142585991 gene encoding uncharacterized protein LOC142585991 isoform X2 — MEENSRRAKSNRMCSVPQCTNRAISGKVSLHHFPKDKKRRKLWAIKLRIGKQVSEEMVVCSDHFNKDDFFWGHLDGLKPLRKRLKRNAVPSQKIPMRSHEASVRPRVPRRKPPTDSQGNEGQQDDVSEVVINEDCACELPDNLEESEYNDPPVQDWLPPLSSSCSRTTAGNFLLKTVPISL; from the exons ATGGAAGAAAACAGTCGACGAGCGAAGAGCAACCGCATGTGCAGTGTGCCGCAATGCACAAATCGTGCAATTTCCGGAAAAGTGAGCCTGCACCACTTTCCAAAAGATAAAAAACGGAGGAAGTTGTGGGCGATCAAGCTCCGCATCGGGAAGCAAGTGAGCGAAGAAATGGTCGTATGTAGCGATCATTTTAACAAAGACGACTTCTTTTGGGGCCACCTTG ACGGGTTGAAGCCCTTACGAAAGCGGCTGAAAAGAAACGCCGTGCCTTCGCAAAAGATCCCTATGCGCTCCCACGAAGCAAGTGTGAGGCCTAGGGTTCCCCGAAGAAAGCCCCCCACAGATTCTCAAG GAAACGAGGGCCAACAGGACGACGTATCTGAAGTCGTCATTAATGAAGATTGCGCATGCGAGCTTCCTGATAATTTGGAAGAAAGTGAATACAATG ACCCACCTGTGCAGGATTGGCTTCCCCCCCTTTCAAGCTCTTGCTCACGAACAACAGCAGGTAACTTTTTGCTTAAAACTGTACCAATTTCGCTctaa
- the LOC142585991 gene encoding uncharacterized protein LOC142585991 isoform X1 has protein sequence MLSMISFYSCGELIVKFCLKDGLKPLRKRLKRNAVPSQKIPMRSHEASVRPRVPRRKPPTDSQGNEGQQDDVSEVVINEDCACELPDNLEESEYNDPPVQDWLPPLSSSCSRTTAERDAARALVELQELGHTPELNKSVQVNSLDFTQKFRISDVLLSDAHLNTLTGVPSHALLNKIVSLVEKYEAANRMEASVRDRVILVFIVLKQAMSFSCLSVLFQCSISSIHRYFVHTLPLAAAVLKAAIEWPSKEEILNNMPSHFKQYPRVRGVVDCTEIPVERSRCVKCQLLTYSQYKSTYTVKFLICVSPAGTITFISEAFGGRASDKAITAECAILEKFESFTDDIMVDRGFFIDDLCTARAIGVIRPPFAKKDCQFDRNDALRTADIARAWVHVERAIQRVKIFKLFNSTLSWEMLPYINELFTVACGLTNLCAPILADDKFQ, from the exons ATGCTctcaatgatttcattttattcttgtgGTGAGCTGATTGTGAAATTTTGCCTTAAAGACGGGTTGAAGCCCTTACGAAAGCGGCTGAAAAGAAACGCCGTGCCTTCGCAAAAGATCCCTATGCGCTCCCACGAAGCAAGTGTGAGGCCTAGGGTTCCCCGAAGAAAGCCCCCCACAGATTCTCAAG GAAACGAGGGCCAACAGGACGACGTATCTGAAGTCGTCATTAATGAAGATTGCGCATGCGAGCTTCCTGATAATTTGGAAGAAAGTGAATACAATG ACCCACCTGTGCAGGATTGGCTTCCCCCCCTTTCAAGCTCTTGCTCACGAACAACAGCAG aaCGAGACGCTGCAAGGGCACTTGTTGAACTTCAAGAGCTGGGCCACACACCTGAGCTAAACAAATCCGTTCAAGTGAACTCACTGGACTTCACACAAAAATTTAGGATTTCGGACGTGCTTCTTTCTGATGCTCACCTAAACACTTTGACTGGCGTACCTTCTCATGCACTTCTAAACAAGATTGTTTCACTCGTAGAGAAGTATGAGGCGGCAAATAGGATGGAAGCTTCTGTGagggacagagttattttggtgTTCATAGTTCTGAAACAGGCTATGTCATTTTCCTGTCTCAGTGTACTTTTTCAATGCAGCATTTCGTCCATACACAGATATTTTGTGCACACACTGCCTCTTGCTGCTGCAGTGCTGAAAGCTGCCATTGAGTGGCCTTCAAAGGAGGAAATTTTAAACAATATGCCTTCGCACTTTAAACAGTATCCGAGAGTGCGAGGTGTTGTAGATTGCACAGAAATCCCAGTTGAAAGATCTCGCTGTGTGAAATGTCAGCTACTGACATATTCACAATACAAGTCGACTTACACTGTAAAATTTCTCATATGTGTAAGTCCAGCTGGCACAATAACATTCATCAGTGAAGCATTTGGTGGACGAGCCTCAGACAAAGCCATTACAGCTGAGTGTGCAATACTGGAGAAGTTCGAGTCATTCACAGATGACATTATGGTCGATAGGGGTTTTTTCATTGATGACTTGTGCACTGCCCGTGCAATTGGCGTAATTCGGCCACCTTTTGCTAAAAAGGACTGCCAGTTTGACCGCAATGATGCCCTTAGGACAGCTGATATTGCTAGGGCATGGGTTCATGTAGAACGAGCAATACAACGAGTTAAAATATTTAAGCTCTTCAACTCAACTCTGTCCTGGGAAATGCTGCCTTATATCAATGAGCTGTTCACAGTTGCGTGTGGGCTAACTAACTTGTGCGCACCAATACTGGCTGATGATAAATTTCAGTAA